One stretch of Candidatus Bathyarchaeia archaeon DNA includes these proteins:
- the rplX gene encoding 50S ribosomal protein L24 has protein sequence MQRTKNPRKQRKMLFNASAHVRHKLMSAPLSPALLAQRGIKALPVKKGDTVRVTRGDHKGFEGKVSKVDLEHYRVNLEGLTREKVDGSTVFVAVHPSKIMIKNLNLDDKVRKAVLERKKPIIKKKGEKAAKKPAAPKTAVEVKTTVEEPAEDAASQEMTPQSEGGT, from the coding sequence ATGCAAAGAACAAAGAATCCAAGAAAACAGCGCAAGATGCTCTTCAACGCGTCTGCTCATGTACGCCACAAGCTGATGTCTGCTCCTCTTTCTCCCGCGCTTCTTGCTCAACGTGGCATCAAAGCGTTACCTGTTAAGAAAGGTGACACTGTTCGTGTAACCCGCGGAGACCACAAAGGCTTCGAAGGAAAAGTTTCAAAAGTAGATTTGGAGCATTACCGCGTTAACCTCGAAGGGTTAACAAGAGAAAAAGTTGATGGGTCAACCGTGTTTGTCGCGGTACATCCTTCAAAAATCATGATAAAGAACCTTAATCTTGATGATAAAGTGCGAAAAGCAGTACTTGAACGAAAGAAGCCCATAATCAAGAAGAAAGGCGAAAAAGCTGCAAAGAAACCTGCTGCACCCAAAACAGCGGTTGAAGTCAAGACAACCGTTGAAGAGCCAGCGGAAGATGCAGCTTCACAAGAAATGACTCCTCAATCTGAAGGAGGAACATAA
- a CDS encoding 30S ribosomal protein S8: MDTLTNGLTTIINNEMRNKRECIISPASKLLGHVLRIMQLNGYIGEFEFIDDGRQGKFKVQLMGRINKCGSVKPRFPVKVNDFENWEKKFLPSRNVGILVVSTPKGVLAHKEAIDKNVGGRLLSFVY, translated from the coding sequence ATGGACACCCTAACAAATGGATTGACAACAATCATCAACAACGAAATGCGGAACAAACGCGAATGCATCATCAGTCCTGCATCCAAACTATTAGGCCATGTCCTGCGCATCATGCAGCTTAACGGCTACATAGGTGAATTTGAATTCATCGACGATGGGCGGCAAGGCAAATTTAAGGTTCAGCTGATGGGCAGAATTAACAAGTGTGGTTCCGTTAAACCCAGATTCCCAGTAAAAGTGAACGACTTTGAAAACTGGGAGAAAAAGTTCCTGCCCTCCCGAAACGTAGGCATCCTCGTGGTTTCCACCCCCAAAGGTGTGCTTGCCCACAAAGAAGCTATCGATAAAAACGTCGGCGGCAGACTGCTTAGCTTCGTATATTGA
- a CDS encoding ribonuclease P protein component 1 has protein sequence MKITPDIIREEFVGTMGAVTRSNHAGYLGIQGQVLGETRNILTLQQEGKPKNIVKDQAVFQFQFSDGTVVEIDGKLLVGKPEDRLKKTVKRLW, from the coding sequence ATGAAGATAACCCCTGATATAATCCGAGAAGAATTCGTCGGCACAATGGGCGCAGTAACCCGCAGCAATCATGCTGGTTACTTGGGCATCCAAGGGCAAGTTCTCGGAGAAACACGAAACATCTTAACTCTCCAGCAAGAAGGAAAACCTAAAAACATAGTTAAAGACCAAGCAGTTTTCCAATTCCAATTTTCCGACGGAACAGTTGTTGAAATAGACGGCAAACTTCTCGTAGGAAAACCTGAAGATCGCCTCAAAAAAACAGTAAAGAGGTTATGGTAA
- a CDS encoding Hsp20/alpha crystallin family protein — MSAKWRRSRKKINWLSIKSIRILPQKKNSKKPNIENFKNSRVHPTKYRLPKRFYKGSYKDPKPLIDMFQDKTWVTVVAQITGFNQDTFKISVKEQKLTLSAKAKDRRYYKSLNLPKVVIPKVAQSTFKNGVLEIKLKKAAKEGTIKQQAGINDAP; from the coding sequence ATGAGTGCAAAATGGCGAAGAAGCAGAAAAAAAATCAATTGGTTAAGCATCAAGAGCATCCGAATACTCCCCCAAAAGAAAAACAGCAAAAAACCCAACATTGAGAACTTTAAAAATTCTCGTGTGCACCCAACGAAATACCGCTTACCTAAACGATTCTACAAAGGCAGCTACAAAGACCCCAAACCCTTAATCGACATGTTCCAAGACAAAACGTGGGTTACTGTGGTTGCCCAAATCACTGGCTTTAATCAGGACACATTCAAAATATCCGTCAAGGAACAGAAACTAACATTATCTGCAAAGGCAAAAGACCGCCGATATTATAAAAGTTTAAATCTGCCGAAGGTAGTCATACCCAAGGTCGCACAATCAACCTTCAAGAATGGCGTGCTGGAAATAAAACTTAAAAAAGCCGCAAAAGAAGGAACAATAAAACAACAAGCAGGAATAAACGATGCCCCATAA
- a CDS encoding 30S ribosomal protein S17, with the protein MSFTYKQPKKTCDDKNCPFHGTLPVRGRVLDGIVASSKMDKTVVVEREYMQFSTKYVRYEKRRGHIPSHNPPCIDAKEGDRVRIAECRPISKTVSFVVVEKVEEK; encoded by the coding sequence ATGTCGTTTACATACAAGCAACCCAAGAAAACCTGCGACGACAAAAACTGCCCCTTCCACGGAACTCTTCCAGTTCGAGGACGCGTGTTGGATGGCATAGTTGCTAGTTCAAAAATGGATAAAACAGTGGTGGTTGAACGCGAATACATGCAGTTCAGCACCAAATACGTTCGATACGAAAAAAGACGTGGTCACATTCCCTCCCACAATCCGCCCTGCATTGACGCCAAAGAAGGCGACCGCGTAAGAATTGCTGAGTGTCGTCCAATCAGCAAGACGGTTTCCTTTGTAGTTGTCGAGAAAGTGGAGGAGAAGTAA
- a CDS encoding 50S ribosomal protein L6, with amino-acid sequence MRLPEISRIVKVPNGVVVNIEGRQVTVQGEKATLTRDFSHAGVFMEANGQTVKVWANWPRKKEASLVGTIESHIKNMITGVTKGYTYKMKIVFSHFPITVKLEGRSVSVENFTGERRPRRANILGDVKVTLETDDIIIQGSNLEDVSQTAANIENMTRVTNKDPRVFLDGIYVYERNVGMD; translated from the coding sequence ATGCGACTACCAGAAATTTCCCGAATAGTCAAGGTCCCTAATGGTGTAGTGGTGAACATCGAGGGACGCCAAGTTACTGTTCAAGGCGAGAAAGCTACCTTGACGCGAGATTTCTCCCACGCTGGGGTCTTTATGGAAGCCAACGGTCAAACCGTGAAGGTTTGGGCAAATTGGCCCCGCAAAAAAGAAGCCTCCCTAGTTGGAACAATTGAATCCCACATCAAGAACATGATTACGGGAGTAACCAAAGGTTACACGTACAAGATGAAAATCGTGTTTTCTCACTTTCCAATCACCGTTAAGCTTGAGGGGCGCTCTGTTTCAGTTGAGAACTTCACAGGGGAACGTAGACCTCGACGCGCAAATATTCTTGGTGACGTGAAGGTAACCTTGGAAACTGACGACATAATCATTCAGGGCTCCAATTTGGAAGATGTCAGTCAAACCGCAGCTAACATTGAGAACATGACTAGAGTCACCAATAAGGACCCGCGTGTATTCCTTGATGGTATATACGTGTATGAACGAAACGTAGGAATGGATTAA
- a CDS encoding 50S ribosomal protein L19e translates to MTNLTNQRRLASSILKVGENRVKINPQRIDDVESAITREEIRKLVHDKAISAAPIKGVSRGRAKVIQSKKRRGRRNGPGSKTGSPGATITKKEAWMTKIRSLRRKLRELKANRTITESHYRELYMIAGSGRFTSIADMQRYAKAHDMWRKR, encoded by the coding sequence ATGACCAATCTTACTAATCAACGCCGTTTGGCATCCAGCATCCTGAAAGTCGGCGAGAACCGCGTTAAGATTAACCCTCAGAGAATCGACGACGTAGAATCAGCCATCACCCGCGAAGAAATACGCAAGTTAGTTCATGACAAAGCAATTTCCGCTGCTCCCATCAAGGGCGTCAGCCGGGGACGTGCCAAAGTTATCCAGTCAAAGAAACGCCGTGGTCGCAGAAATGGTCCCGGCAGCAAAACTGGCTCTCCTGGCGCTACCATCACCAAGAAAGAAGCTTGGATGACAAAAATCCGTTCCCTACGACGCAAACTCCGCGAATTGAAAGCTAACCGCACCATAACTGAAAGTCACTATCGAGAGCTTTACATGATTGCTGGCAGTGGCAGATTTACCTCTATCGCGGATATGCAACGCTACGCAAAAGCTCATGACATGTGGAGGAAACGCTAA
- the rplV gene encoding 50S ribosomal protein L22, protein MPKWGYSVITEELDPETTVKASGREVRVSHKHTREVCRTIKGMMLTKAKEYLLDVTEKKRAVPFRRYQKKAGHRHGLDHAFAGRYPVNAATKVLKVLQNAQANAENKSLDVDRLQIIHAAAYPGMKIKRYTPRAHGRASPKYDTLSHIEIVLAEKPEQGEQA, encoded by the coding sequence ATGCCAAAATGGGGATACTCCGTAATAACCGAAGAATTGGACCCTGAGACAACCGTCAAAGCAAGTGGACGTGAAGTTAGGGTATCCCATAAACACACACGTGAAGTGTGCCGAACCATTAAAGGAATGATGCTTACCAAAGCCAAAGAGTACCTGCTTGACGTCACTGAGAAAAAACGTGCCGTCCCCTTCCGCAGGTACCAGAAAAAGGCAGGTCACCGTCACGGACTTGACCATGCATTTGCAGGCCGCTACCCCGTTAACGCCGCCACCAAAGTTCTCAAAGTCCTCCAAAACGCCCAAGCCAACGCTGAAAACAAGAGCCTTGATGTTGACCGCCTTCAAATCATCCATGCAGCCGCATACCCTGGCATGAAAATTAAACGCTACACTCCAAGAGCCCACGGCCGAGCATCACCAAAATATGACACCCTATCCCACATCGAAATTGTCCTAGCCGAAAAACCAGAACAAGGAGAACAAGCTTAA
- a CDS encoding 30S ribosomal protein S3: MSIVKRFISEAIKNAEIDEFLQKKLERAGYGGVNISKTPLGTHVVVYAMRPGIVIGRGGETIRELAAILEQSFKVANPQISVSEIEVPELNAYVVAGRVTSALQKGIHFRRAGFWAVNQVMEAGALGVEIVISGKLRTERARFEKFRAGYFPRCGDPALKFTRKTEAHVQLKAGMFGVRVKIMPPDADFPDKIKILKELPPSLVEKEPEPKAPETQVQPKKEPVREQIVVVENEPAPEPAPEPAPEPQEAPVEAQAETAETPKTEAPETTAEPEETNPEPEENSAPETTENSEPQAAPSSAEPKTEEVKE; encoded by the coding sequence ATGTCCATAGTTAAACGCTTCATCTCAGAAGCCATAAAAAACGCGGAAATCGACGAATTCCTCCAAAAGAAACTTGAACGCGCAGGATACGGCGGTGTAAACATCTCCAAAACCCCTCTGGGCACACATGTTGTCGTCTACGCTATGCGTCCAGGAATCGTTATTGGTCGTGGAGGAGAAACCATCCGTGAACTTGCAGCTATTCTTGAGCAAAGCTTCAAAGTTGCAAATCCTCAAATTTCTGTTTCTGAAATAGAAGTGCCTGAGCTCAACGCTTATGTTGTTGCTGGGCGTGTCACTTCTGCCTTGCAAAAAGGCATCCACTTCAGACGCGCAGGCTTCTGGGCAGTTAACCAAGTTATGGAAGCAGGCGCATTGGGCGTTGAAATCGTCATCAGCGGCAAACTCCGCACTGAACGCGCCCGTTTTGAAAAATTCCGCGCGGGCTATTTCCCACGATGTGGTGACCCCGCTTTGAAATTCACCCGTAAAACAGAGGCTCATGTTCAGCTAAAGGCTGGCATGTTTGGCGTCCGCGTAAAAATCATGCCTCCAGACGCAGACTTTCCTGATAAAATAAAAATCCTCAAAGAACTTCCACCTTCACTGGTTGAAAAAGAGCCCGAACCAAAGGCACCCGAAACCCAAGTTCAGCCTAAAAAAGAGCCAGTTCGCGAGCAAATTGTGGTTGTTGAAAACGAACCCGCACCCGAACCAGCTCCTGAACCTGCCCCTGAGCCTCAAGAGGCACCAGTTGAAGCCCAAGCCGAGACTGCTGAAACCCCAAAAACTGAAGCTCCAGAAACCACTGCTGAACCCGAAGAAACTAACCCTGAACCTGAAGAAAACTCCGCCCCAGAAACCACCGAAAACTCTGAGCCTCAAGCAGCTCCAAGTTCTGCCGAGCCAAAAACTGAGGAGGTAAAAGAGTAA
- a CDS encoding DNA polymerase domain-containing protein, whose amino-acid sequence MRRGWLLDVYPSGFGEMAVWIITDNNQRIRLTDLFQPKVYVSAKQEALEQLASRFFSNPDISTWNFAYKYAYPTDTQKSRVLEVTLKDCRRVFGFTQEVLRLGDYLRYEVHNCDIHGDRTYLYVHDLFPLAYVEVAAGKAGLKYRVLDSTESTDYRLPPFRTMELAVQIEKQGKLAKTEDPLGSITVTQNQEKFCIDGGDEEDKLMGLVDAVERLDPDLVLTQGGDSFLFTYLAQRANVNGVLGKLLLSRDPMQLAVHSKQGRTFFSYGRTFFKAPTSRLFGRIHIDCKNTFIMNESNLQGLFEVSRTCRIPLHTAARSSIGSSMSSLQLYQALKDDVLVPRNKFIPENFKSAYELLIADRGGFVYEPIVGIHEDAYEVDYSSMYPSLMLKNNISAENVLCKCCPNSKLRVPELNYHICEKRLGIVPKSLKIIVEKKLQYQKLIEQTQDAALKEAFDSRKSGLKWISVCCFGYLGYRNAKFGTIDGHIAVCAFSRDTFLKAARMAEKRGFTVIHGIVDSLWLKKDKATAHDCTALCGEVSRKTGVPLHFEGHYRWIVFLPSKMHPNIGVLNRYYGVMDDGKVKVRGIEVRRADTPQFVYDAQIDMIAALSPARNGQEFYALIPKALEVVKEYRRRLLEGEVPVWELVIKKRMSKQPSEYKQQVAQVIAAEQLSAEGEEIHAGTNVSFLITDAQNKRCSRRVKAQPLIEKGTHPDTRKYLMLLYDAAASLLSFAGYTPKTVHDAVRGQNCKTLDKFINQHKT is encoded by the coding sequence ATGCGGCGGGGTTGGCTGCTGGATGTTTACCCTTCGGGCTTTGGCGAAATGGCAGTTTGGATAATCACCGATAACAATCAAAGAATCAGATTAACCGACCTTTTTCAGCCAAAAGTTTACGTTTCAGCTAAACAAGAAGCCCTTGAGCAGTTGGCAAGCCGTTTCTTCTCTAACCCTGACATATCCACATGGAACTTTGCCTACAAGTATGCCTACCCTACGGATACACAAAAGTCCCGAGTGCTGGAAGTTACTCTCAAAGACTGCCGACGAGTTTTTGGGTTCACGCAGGAAGTGCTCAGGTTGGGGGATTATTTGCGATATGAGGTGCACAACTGTGACATACACGGCGACCGCACTTACCTGTATGTCCATGACTTGTTTCCGCTGGCGTATGTGGAGGTTGCAGCAGGAAAAGCAGGGTTAAAGTACAGGGTTTTGGATTCCACTGAGAGCACCGATTACAGGTTGCCGCCGTTTAGAACCATGGAGTTGGCGGTTCAGATAGAAAAACAGGGCAAACTAGCAAAAACTGAGGACCCCCTCGGCAGCATAACTGTTACGCAGAACCAAGAAAAATTTTGCATAGACGGCGGTGACGAAGAAGACAAGTTGATGGGGCTGGTTGATGCGGTGGAGAGGCTTGACCCTGACCTTGTCTTGACGCAAGGCGGAGACAGCTTTCTGTTCACGTACTTGGCGCAGAGGGCAAATGTTAACGGTGTTTTGGGGAAGCTTCTGCTTAGCCGCGACCCCATGCAGCTTGCGGTGCACTCTAAGCAGGGCAGGACCTTTTTTTCGTATGGACGCACGTTCTTTAAGGCGCCGACTAGCCGCCTGTTTGGACGCATACACATAGACTGCAAAAACACGTTCATCATGAACGAAAGCAACCTGCAGGGGCTTTTTGAAGTTTCCCGAACCTGCCGCATACCCCTGCACACTGCCGCGCGGTCATCCATAGGCTCCAGCATGTCCTCGCTGCAGCTTTACCAAGCCCTAAAAGACGACGTTTTGGTTCCCCGAAACAAGTTCATACCTGAGAACTTCAAGTCCGCCTATGAACTGCTCATCGCCGACCGAGGCGGATTCGTATACGAACCCATTGTGGGAATTCATGAAGATGCCTATGAAGTGGATTATTCCTCCATGTACCCCAGTCTTATGCTGAAAAACAACATCTCCGCCGAAAACGTCCTATGCAAATGCTGCCCAAACTCCAAGCTGCGGGTTCCAGAACTCAACTACCACATATGCGAAAAACGCTTAGGCATCGTCCCCAAATCGCTCAAAATCATTGTTGAAAAGAAGCTGCAGTACCAGAAACTAATCGAGCAAACCCAGGACGCCGCGCTCAAGGAGGCGTTTGACAGCCGCAAGTCAGGGCTCAAATGGATTTCCGTGTGCTGCTTTGGCTACTTAGGCTACCGAAACGCCAAGTTCGGAACCATAGACGGCCACATTGCGGTCTGCGCGTTTAGCAGGGACACCTTCTTGAAGGCGGCTCGGATGGCAGAGAAAAGGGGGTTCACCGTCATCCACGGCATCGTCGATTCGCTGTGGCTAAAAAAAGACAAAGCCACCGCCCATGACTGCACAGCGCTTTGTGGGGAGGTTTCGCGGAAAACGGGGGTGCCGCTTCATTTTGAGGGGCATTATCGGTGGATTGTGTTTTTGCCCAGCAAGATGCACCCAAACATTGGCGTGTTGAACCGTTACTATGGCGTCATGGATGATGGAAAAGTGAAGGTGAGGGGGATAGAAGTGCGCCGCGCGGACACGCCCCAGTTTGTTTACGACGCCCAAATAGACATGATTGCGGCTTTGTCGCCTGCCCGTAACGGGCAGGAGTTTTACGCCCTCATACCCAAAGCGCTTGAGGTAGTTAAGGAGTATCGGCGTAGGCTGCTGGAGGGGGAGGTCCCAGTTTGGGAGTTGGTTATTAAGAAACGTATGTCAAAGCAGCCGTCAGAGTACAAGCAACAGGTCGCTCAGGTCATAGCTGCAGAACAGCTAAGCGCCGAAGGAGAGGAAATTCATGCAGGCACCAACGTGAGCTTTCTCATAACCGATGCCCAAAATAAACGGTGCAGTCGCAGAGTTAAAGCGCAGCCGCTGATTGAAAAAGGAACCCATCCTGACACCAGAAAATACCTGATGTTACTCTACGACGCGGCTGCCAGTCTGCTTAGCTTTGCGGGTTACACTCCAAAAACGGTTCATGACGCGGTGCGTGGTCAAAACTGCAAAACACTGGACAAATTCATCAATCAACACAAAACATGA
- a CDS encoding 50S ribosomal protein L5, whose product MVKKWEEQPMLRPRIEKVVVNLNVGKSGEPLEKAFKVLKEIAGQTPVKKNAKTSIRDFGIRKGEPIACVVTLRRQPAIDFLKKVLPVVDNKVSHKSFDDRGNFAFGLKEHIEIPGVKYDPDVGIFGMDICVTINRPGDRVSDRRKRKASVGHKHVLTPEESILFTKQTLGVEIV is encoded by the coding sequence ATGGTTAAAAAGTGGGAAGAGCAACCGATGCTTCGACCCCGCATCGAAAAAGTTGTCGTCAACTTAAACGTGGGCAAGTCAGGTGAACCTTTGGAAAAAGCCTTCAAGGTTCTCAAAGAAATCGCTGGGCAAACCCCCGTCAAGAAAAACGCGAAGACTTCCATACGCGACTTTGGAATACGTAAAGGTGAACCCATCGCTTGTGTTGTTACCTTACGCAGGCAACCCGCTATCGATTTCCTAAAGAAAGTTCTGCCTGTTGTGGATAACAAGGTTTCTCACAAATCTTTCGATGACCGCGGCAACTTTGCTTTTGGTCTTAAAGAGCACATTGAAATTCCAGGCGTGAAATATGACCCTGACGTGGGAATTTTCGGCATGGATATCTGTGTTACAATTAATCGACCAGGCGACCGCGTTAGTGACCGTCGCAAACGTAAAGCAAGTGTTGGTCACAAACATGTCTTAACCCCCGAGGAATCAATCTTGTTTACAAAACAAACCTTAGGAGTGGAAATCGTCTAA
- a CDS encoding 30S ribosomal protein S5 — translation MMSQRRNRERPKVNLEEWVPKTRLGKMIQEGKITSIDEVFLTGLKIVEPQIVDALLPDLQEEVININLVQKQTDAGEKSRFKAIVCVGNRDGYLGLGSGKAGQVRNAIEKAAADARLNIVPVKRGCGSWECGCGRGHSVPFQVEGKCGSVRVVMVPGPRGLGLVASEVAKIILGLAGVKDLWSRTYGSTRTVPSFACATFDALKKTYNLITPMDWVK, via the coding sequence ATGATGTCACAAAGACGAAATAGAGAACGTCCAAAAGTAAACTTGGAAGAATGGGTTCCAAAAACCCGTTTGGGTAAGATGATTCAAGAAGGCAAAATCACCTCTATCGACGAGGTTTTCCTGACCGGCTTAAAGATTGTGGAGCCCCAAATTGTGGATGCACTGCTTCCTGACTTGCAAGAGGAAGTCATTAACATTAACTTGGTTCAGAAACAAACTGACGCAGGCGAGAAAAGCCGCTTTAAAGCCATCGTTTGTGTGGGTAACCGTGACGGCTACCTCGGCTTAGGTTCTGGAAAAGCAGGTCAAGTGCGAAACGCAATCGAGAAAGCTGCTGCTGACGCTCGCCTCAACATCGTGCCTGTTAAACGGGGCTGCGGTAGTTGGGAATGCGGCTGTGGCAGAGGTCACAGTGTTCCCTTCCAGGTTGAAGGTAAATGTGGCAGCGTGCGCGTTGTCATGGTTCCTGGCCCAAGAGGTTTAGGTTTGGTTGCTAGTGAGGTCGCCAAGATTATCTTGGGTTTGGCTGGCGTGAAGGACCTTTGGAGCAGAACTTACGGTTCCACTCGAACTGTTCCGTCTTTCGCGTGTGCTACCTTTGACGCTTTGAAGAAAACGTATAACTTGATTACTCCAATGGATTGGGTGAAGTAG
- a CDS encoding 30S ribosomal protein S4e: protein MGRKGKTARLKPKPAPKFWPIHRKENPWVLKPSAGPHSFHNCLPVSLVLRDMLFVAENRREAQIELHQRQVLVDGKARKDDFPVGLMDIISMPTAGKYYQVLPSHKGLVVSPISKDDADFKLCRIDGKTSVPGGIQLNLHDGSNLLVKVADPKNPHEDPYDSFDVLKLNLKSKEIVGCMKFKVGNTVAITGGKNIGVKGKIVEIEKTEAKKRKNALVIVEDEKGARYQTILDFVFTLSASQPLTSPVEAEAVV from the coding sequence TTGGGTCGAAAAGGAAAAACAGCAAGATTAAAACCTAAACCAGCGCCAAAATTCTGGCCAATTCACAGGAAAGAAAACCCTTGGGTTTTGAAGCCCTCTGCAGGTCCTCATAGTTTTCATAATTGCCTGCCTGTATCACTTGTCCTACGTGACATGCTATTTGTTGCAGAAAACCGACGCGAAGCTCAGATTGAACTCCATCAACGTCAGGTTTTGGTGGATGGGAAAGCCCGCAAGGACGATTTCCCTGTAGGTCTGATGGATATAATTTCTATGCCTACAGCCGGCAAATACTACCAAGTTTTGCCCAGCCACAAAGGCTTAGTCGTTAGTCCAATAAGCAAAGACGATGCAGACTTCAAACTTTGCCGTATTGACGGCAAAACCTCCGTTCCAGGTGGTATCCAACTTAACCTGCATGACGGATCAAACCTGCTGGTTAAAGTAGCCGACCCCAAAAACCCTCATGAAGACCCATACGACTCCTTTGATGTTCTAAAACTGAACCTAAAGTCTAAAGAAATCGTCGGCTGCATGAAATTCAAAGTAGGCAACACCGTCGCAATTACCGGAGGCAAAAACATCGGCGTGAAAGGTAAAATCGTCGAGATTGAAAAAACCGAAGCCAAAAAACGCAAAAACGCGCTCGTCATCGTTGAAGACGAAAAAGGCGCCCGTTACCAGACCATTTTGGACTTCGTTTTCACGTTAAGTGCTAGTCAACCCTTAACATCACCTGTGGAGGCTGAGGCAGTTGTCTGA
- the rpmC gene encoding 50S ribosomal protein L29 produces MPILRMKEITAMSSQDRAKKLDELRAELSHLRTMISAGGAIENPMRARELRKTIAQVLTVENEYKLGIRSSDNSGKATPKKPKTAGAKKPKERKA; encoded by the coding sequence ATGCCAATTTTACGCATGAAAGAAATAACCGCAATGTCCTCCCAAGACCGAGCCAAGAAACTTGATGAATTGAGGGCAGAATTGTCTCACCTCCGAACGATGATTAGCGCTGGTGGCGCTATTGAAAATCCCATGAGAGCTAGAGAACTTCGCAAAACCATCGCTCAAGTGCTGACGGTGGAAAACGAATACAAACTCGGAATCCGCAGTAGCGACAACTCAGGAAAAGCCACTCCAAAGAAGCCCAAAACTGCAGGGGCTAAAAAACCTAAGGAGCGAAAGGCATAA
- a CDS encoding 30S ribosomal protein S14, whose translation MGKQQLKKERKFGKGSRPCQRCGAYGPVIRRYNLYLCRHCFREAAPKLGFKKYE comes from the coding sequence ATGGGAAAACAACAACTTAAAAAAGAACGAAAATTCGGCAAAGGCTCACGCCCCTGCCAACGATGTGGCGCTTATGGGCCCGTGATTCGACGTTACAATTTATATTTGTGTAGGCACTGCTTTAGAGAAGCTGCGCCGAAACTTGGTTTCAAAAAATATGAGTAA
- a CDS encoding 50S ribosomal protein L30 gives MSQQETQALKCIVVVKVRGTISAQRETTETLTMLHLSHTNHAVILDSRPEFRGMLIRAQSYITWGEASKETVALMIKQRGKAGSSKITDEYAQKVGYENVDALADAVFNCKAQYWKLEGITPVFKLRPPKKGYKGTTKKSFRAGGEAGYRGEAINDLVKRMV, from the coding sequence ATGTCTCAGCAAGAAACACAAGCCCTAAAATGCATCGTCGTCGTCAAAGTTCGCGGAACAATCAGCGCCCAACGTGAAACCACCGAAACCCTTACAATGCTCCACTTGTCCCACACTAACCACGCTGTAATCTTGGACAGCCGACCTGAATTTCGAGGCATGCTGATTCGTGCCCAAAGCTACATCACTTGGGGCGAAGCATCAAAAGAAACTGTTGCCTTGATGATTAAACAACGCGGCAAAGCAGGCAGTAGCAAAATCACAGATGAATACGCCCAGAAAGTCGGTTACGAAAACGTTGACGCCCTTGCCGACGCCGTTTTTAACTGCAAAGCGCAATACTGGAAACTTGAAGGTATCACTCCTGTTTTCAAGTTGCGTCCGCCAAAGAAAGGCTACAAGGGTACAACCAAGAAAAGTTTCCGTGCAGGCGGCGAAGCGGGTTACCGCGGCGAAGCCATCAACGACTTAGTCAAACGCATGGTCTAA
- a CDS encoding 50S ribosomal protein L14: MLAHGQKLSRGLLAGSILRCADNTGARKLRLVQANSYKGRLRRYPSATVGDKVTVSVRQGAPDMRKKIFQAVIVRQRRPFRRIDGVWVQFEDNAAVIITPEGEMKGSEIRGPVAREAAERWPRIASASSTIV; encoded by the coding sequence ATGCTCGCTCACGGGCAAAAACTTTCCCGCGGGCTACTAGCTGGCTCAATTCTCCGCTGTGCAGACAATACCGGCGCCAGAAAACTTCGCTTGGTGCAAGCTAACAGCTACAAAGGTCGCCTACGACGTTACCCCTCCGCCACAGTGGGCGACAAAGTGACTGTTTCTGTTAGGCAAGGTGCTCCTGACATGCGGAAAAAAATCTTCCAAGCAGTTATAGTGCGTCAACGAAGACCTTTCCGACGCATTGACGGTGTTTGGGTGCAATTTGAAGATAACGCCGCAGTTATCATTACTCCTGAAGGTGAAATGAAGGGCTCCGAAATTCGTGGTCCAGTAGCGCGTGAAGCAGCTGAAAGATGGCCAAGAATTGCAAGCGCCTCAAGTACAATAGTGTAG